A genomic region of Miscanthus floridulus cultivar M001 chromosome 3, ASM1932011v1, whole genome shotgun sequence contains the following coding sequences:
- the LOC136542432 gene encoding transcription factor UDT1-like, whose amino-acid sequence MPRRQRARSSEELKAEDFVDSVLNFGGGGGGDEDDEEKDKEDGGDAQPAAEFKSKNLEAERKRRGKLNRNILDLRSVVPNITKMSKESTLSDAIDHIKKLQNQVLELQRQLADSPGEAWEKQGSASCSESFTATENMPYQGQIELVPLGPYKYHLRIFCKKTSVFTKVLEALYSYNAQVTSLNTITFYGYAESVFTIEVKGEQDVVMVELRSLLSNIVEVPSN is encoded by the exons atGCCGCGCCGACAGAGGGCGCGCAGCAGCGAGGAGCTCAAGGCGGAGGACTTCGTCGACTCGGTGCTCaacttcggcggcggcggcgggggagacGAGGATGACGAGGAGAAGGACAAGGAGGACGGCGGGGACGCCCAGCCGGCGGCGGAGTTCAAGTCCAAGAACCTGGAGGCCGAGCGCAAGAGGCGCGGCAAGCTCAACCGCAACATCCTCGACCTCAGGTCCGTCGTGCCGAACATCACCAAG ATGAGCAAGGAGTCCACCCTATCGGACGCTATCGATCACATCAAGAAGCTCCAGAACCAGGTCCTTGAGCTGCAACGCCAGCTCGCCGACTCGCCTGGAGAGGCCTGGGAGAAGCAGGGCAGCGCGTCGTGTTCTGAATCCTTCACTGCCACTGAAAACATGCCGTATCAG GGTCAAATCGAGCTGGTTCCTCTGGGGCCATACAAATACCACCTCAGGATCTTCTGCAAGAAGACCAGCGTCTTCACCAAGGTGCTGGAAGCGCTCTACAGCTACAACGCGCAGGTCACCAGCCTGAACACGATAACGTTCTATGGCTACGCCGAGAGCGTCTTCACCATTGAG GTTAAAGGCGAGCAGGATGTTGTGATGGTGGAGCTAAGGAGCCTCTTATCCAACATTGTGGAGGTTCCAAGCAACTGA